AACAAGCTCGCGAAGAGCCGCGCCGACATGGTCACCAAGCAGATCCTGAAGCTCGCGGGCAAGGATGCGAAGTCGATCAAGGATCGCATCTTCACGAACAGCTTCGGTGAGCAGTGCGTCGTGTCGCGCGATGGCGCGAGCGAGCCGGAGCCGCCGCCGGCGAACCGTGGCCGCGTGTCTGCCGACAACAAGCAGGCGCAGAGCCCGAACCGTCGGGTGGAAGTCTGGCAGCTATTGGACGGGCAGAACCCGCCTACCAGTTGCCGCCCGGCCGACGCAAAGGCTGGCCGCGTCTCGTTTGGTGAGCTCCGCTAACGGGTTCTGCCCGTCGAGGACGCGGAGGTGAATGAGGAAACGCCCCTGGGCTTCGCCCGGGGGCGTTTTTCATTCCTTCCGCGGAGGGGGACGCGGAGAGTCAGGCGGCGCTTCGCTTGCCTGACCGTGGAGGGAGTGGGGGGCCGTCGTAGTCGTTGACCACGCGGATGACGCCGTCGACCAGTCGCTGGCGGCCGAAGTCAATCAGTAGACCAAGGCGGTGGCCGGACAAGCGGAGGTACGTGAGCAGCTGGTTCTTGTGGAGAGGGGCAAAGCGGACGGCGCGTTTGATCTCGACGACGACGCACTCCTCGACCACGAGATCCATGCGACAGGCACGATGCAGCACGATGCCGCTGTCGCGCACGTCGATCTCCACCTGTCGTGCGACGTGCAGGCCGCGTTGTTCGAGACGGGCCATCAGCAGCGTCTCATAGCTCACCTCGCGCGCCGCCGTCCCCAGCTTGCGGTGCACCGCGATGGCTTCGCCGATAATCGTGCGGGTAATCTCATTCGCGTCATCCATGCCACCAGCCTATGGATCCGCATTACCGCACCGTCACCCCGCCGTAATCTTTCGCTACCCGCGGCGAACAAAGTGAGCTGCGCTCCGCGCCCGCTCCGCGAAAGCAACGAAAAACGCCCCAGGCGAAGTCCAGGGGCGTTCCTCAAAAGCCTCCGCGCCCTCGCGCTCGTCAGAGCGCCTTGAATTCGTCGAAGGGTTCGCGGCAGGCGTTGCAGGTATGAATCGCCTTGCACGCCGTACTCCCGAACTCACTCTGCAACCGCGTATCGCGCGAGCCGCACCGGGGACACGGGACGGGCTGACGTGCTCGGGTGAGCATCACGAGCCCCTGCGGCTCGGCCTTGCCCGGCGGCGCGATGCCATACTTCCGCAGCTTCTCGCGCGCCTCGGGGCCGATCCAGTCGGTTGTCCATGCCGGCGACAGGACCAGCTGCACATCCACCTGCGCGATACCACGGGCGTTGAGCGCCGTGCGAATGTCCGCCTCCATCTCCCTCATGGCGGGACAACCGCTGTACGTCGGCGTCATGGTAACCGTGACCGCCTCGCCGCTGATCACCACGTCGCGCACCACACCCAGCTCGACCACCGAGATCACGGGGACCTCGGGGTCTGGCACGGTCTGCAGCACCTCGAAAATCTCGTCGCGCGTCAGCATGGCGGCGCGTCCGACATGCTTACCACGAGGCGCCGGGATGCGCGCGCGCGACGCTCTGCATGGTGGCGAGCATGTGGCCGAGGTGCTCGGTGTGCAGGCCGCGACGACCGCCGCGGCGCGTGCCCTGCTCCGCCGGCAGCGTGAGCGTGGCGCGCTGGAGCGCATCCTTCACCATCGTCTCCCAGAGCGCGCGAATGGCGGCGTGATCCACCGCGATGAGCGCTTCGCCGGCCACGGCGTCGTTCACTTCGTCGTGATCGAACAGCTCACCGACATACCGCCACAGCTGATCAAGCGCGGCCTGCGCCCGCGCGTGGCTTTCCTCGGTGCCATCACCGAGGCGCACCACCCACTCGCTCGAGTGGCGGAGATGATACTTGTCTTCCTTGAGGCTCTTGGCGGCGATCGCGGCGAGCTGCGGATGTTCGCAGCGCGAGAGCGCGTCCCAGAGCAGCACGCTGTACGTGTCGAACAGGAACTGCCGCACCATGGTGAACGCAAAGTCGCCATTCGGCAGCTCGACCATGAGGCAGTTGCGGTACTGCACACCGTCGCGGAAGTACGCGAGCGCATCGGCATCGCGCCCCTGCCCTTCGAGCTCACCGGCGAGCTGCAGCAGCGACTGGGCGTGCCCGATGAGATCGAGCGCGATGTTGGACATCGCGATGTCTTCCTCGAGGATCGGCCCGTGCCCGCACCACTCGCTCATGCGGTGGCCGAGCACCAGACGATCGTCGCCCAAACGCAGCAGATACTCCACCAGCGGATCGGCGATGGGCGCGCGCCGCGGCGCGGCGACCTGAAAGTCGGGCTGCTTGTGGACGATACCCGCCTGGCCGCCCATGGGAGCCTGCTCGGCGGCCATCAGAAAATCCGCACGCCGCGCGGGGCGACGTAGAACTGCGGGTGGCGATACGCCTTGTCGTTGCCGGGGTCGAAGAACGGGCCCGCGTCGCTTGGCGCCGACGCGACGATCGCCGCACTCGGCACCACCCAGAGGTTCACGGCTTCGCCGCGGCGGGCATACACGTCGCGCGCGTTCTGCAGGGCGAGTTCGGCATCGGGTGCGTGCACACTGCCGGCGTGCTCGAACGGCTCGCCGTGACTGCCTTGCGTGAAGACTTCCCAGAGCGGATGCTGGTGGTCACTCATGAGTGGTGTCCTCAGGCGGCCGCAGTGGACGAACGCGCCTGCTGCTTCTCGGCGTAGGCGGCCGCGGCGGCACGCACCCAGGCGCCGTCTTCGTGCGCCTTGCGGCGCGCCTCGAGCCGCTCGCGATTGCAGGGGCCATTGCCCTTGAGCACGTCGTAGAACTCGCTCCAGTCGATCTCGCCGAACTCCCAGTCGCCCGTCTCCGGGTTGAGGCGGAGATCCGGATCGGGGAGCGTGAGGCCGATGGCGATCGCCTGCGGCACGGTGAGATTCACGAAACGCTGGCGCAGCTCATCGTTCGTCTTGCGCTTGACGCGCCACTTGAGGAGCTCGGCGCTGTTCGGCGAGTTCGTATCGCTGGGGCCGAACATCATGAGCGACGGCCACCAGAAGCGGTTCACGGCGTCCTGCACCATGGCCTTCTGCGCCGGCGTGCCCTTGGCGAGCACCGAGCAGATCTCGTAGCCCTGGCGCTTGTGGAAGTTCTCTTCCTTGCAGATGCGCACCATCGCGCGCGCATACGGGCCGTACGACGCCTTGGCGAGCACGGTCTGGTTCACGATGGCAGCGCCGTCGACGAGCCAGCCGATCACGCCCATGTCGGCCCACGACAGCGTGGGATAGTTGAAGATGCTCGAGTACTTCGCGCGCCCGTCGAGCAGCTGCTCGATGAGCTCCTGGCGATCGACGCCGAGCGTCTCGGTGCCGCAGTAGATGTAGAGGCCGTGGCCGCCCTCGTCCTGCACCTTGGCGATGAGCGACAGCTTGCGGCGCAGGCTTGGGGCGCGCGTGATCCAGTTGCCCTCGGGGAGCATGCCCACGATTTCCGAGTGGGCGTGCTGCGACATCATGCGCGTGAGCTGCTGGCGATAGCGGTCGGGCATCCAGTCCTTGGGCTCGATGCTTTCACCGGCGGCAATACGGGCTTCGAAGGCGGCCAGCTGGGCCGCGTCGTCGGCAGGAACGGTCGTCGTGGGAGACATGCGCAGACGGGTAGGTGGGAAACTGCTTCAGTAATGTAATTCCCGGACTATCTTCCGGGCCATGACACCCGCCACCAATTCCCCCTCCGAAACGGGTCCGGATGGCTACGTCCGGACCGACGTGTCCGCTGGTATCGGCCGCGTCGAGTTCTTTCACCCCAAGAGCAATTCGCTCCCCGGGGTCCTGTTACGCGACCTGGCCGCGACGATCACGCGCGTGAGCCAGGACCCGGCCGTGCGCGTGATCGTGCTGCAGAGTGGCGGCACGGGCCCATTCTGCGCCGGCGCCTCCTTTGACGAGCTGGCCGCGATTTCCGACCGGGACCAGGGGCAGCAGTTCTTCAGCGGCTTTGCGGGGGTGATCCTGGCGATGATCCGCGCCCCGCAGTTCGTGATCAGCCGGGTGCACGGCAAGGCGGCCGGCGGTGCGGTGGGACTGATCGCCGCCTCCGACTTCTCGTTTGCGGTGGAGAAGGCGTCGGCCAAGCTCAGTGAACTGGCCGTCGGCATCGGCCCGTTCGTGGTGGGCCCGGTGATCGAGAAGAAGATCGGACTGGCGAGCTTCAGCCAGATGGCGGTGGACGCCGACTGGCGCGACGCGGCCTGGTGCGAGCGCCGCGGGCTCTACGCGAAGGTCGTACCCGATGTCGCGGCGCTCGACGCGGCGGTGGACGCGCAGGCAGCCGTACTGGCCAAGGCCAACCCGGAGGCGATGGCGATGATGAAGCGCGTCTTCTGGGCGGGGACCGAATCGTGGGATGCGCTCCTCGCCGAGCGCGCGGCGATGAGCGGGACGCTGGTGCTGAGCGAGTTCACGCGGAACAGCATCGCCGCGTTCAAGGCGGGCGCGAAGTAGCACGCTACGGCGATGCCGCGAACTGGTTGTACCTGACATGCGGAGGGGCGGAGAGGCGAAGCAACGAAGAGAGTGCAAACCGATCTCCGTTGCTCAGCCCCTCCGCCCCTCCGCAGAGCAGGCACGATCGACGTACGGCGCGCCTAGAAGCGTACCGCCACCGAGAGCCCGCCGCCGCGGGGGGTGACGATGGGGACCAGCGCGGCGCGGGGCGTGCGCGGGGCGAGAATGGAGGCGCCCTGCTGCGATTTGTTCGCGGCCACCGTGGCGTCGATCAGGCCGATGATGGTCATGCCCACTGCCGCGCCCGCGCCGGCGGTGAAGTATTTGCGCTGCTGCGTCGTTTGCGTGTAGGGCGCGGGGACGCCGTTGGGATCGGTGTAGTTGATCGTTTCGGTCGTCGTCTGCTGCACCATCGCCATGCCGAGGCCGGCACCGCTGGCCACGAGCGTGAGCACCCCACGGATGGTGTGCCCGACATAGAACTGCCCGACGCCCGGGATCAGGCTGCGCGCGAACGCGCCCGCCGGGCTGTACACCGGGCGACGCAGCACTTCGATGGCGCGCCCGACTTCAACGCGATCGTCCACTGTGGGCGCGTTCACGCGATACTGCTCGAGATCGGTGAGCGCTGCGGCGCGGTCGCCACGCGCGGCGCGCGCGAGCCCGCGATTGAACCACCCTTCGGCCGACTTGGGGGCGTCGCGCACCACGTCGTCGAACGCCTTCTGCGCAGCGTCGTAGCGGCCGTCGTCGAAGAAGGAGAGCCCCAGCCGGAACTGCACCTGCACGTTCTCGGCGGTGCGCTGCCTGGCCTGCGGCACGAGCCGCTGCAGGCGATCGCGCACGTCGGCGGCTTCACGACCCGCCGGCGACAGGGTGAGATAGCGGCAGAGCTCTGTCACGGCGCGCGTGGAATCGTTGAGTTCTTCGAGGGCGCGCGCGAGGTCGTAGGCGATCCGTTCGTCGCCGGGATTGAGCTGGGCGGCACGCAGGAACGCATCGCGCGCGGCGGTCTGATCACCCACGAGCGAGGCTTCCTGCCCGGCGGTCGCCAAGCGACGCGCTTCGGCGTTGTCGCGACGCGCGGCGGGCGCCTGCCCCGGCGGGACCACGTCGCAGCCTGGCGCCGGTCCCACCGTCAGCGTGCGCTTGGGGGACAGCCGTGGCGGCCCTTGCTGGGCATCGAGGGCGCGCGCGCTGAGCGCGGACGCGCCCAGGAGCAGCACGCCGCACAGCAGGGCGCGCCGCGGTTCAGCGAACCGTAAGGACGGTCGAGGCACTGACTCCCTCCGAAGTGGCCGTGATGCGCACCGTGCCGGGCTTGAGCCCCAACACCTGTCCGGTGCTCGAGACGAACGCGATGGATTCATCGGCCGAGGTCCACGTGATGCTGCGCCCCGCCAGCGCGTTGCCGGAGGCGTCGCGCAGCGTGGCGGTGAGTTGCAGGCTGGTGTTCACACTCACCGACGGGCTCGCCGGTGAAATCGTGATGGACGCGATCGCTGGCGGCCCCACCGTCACGGTCACCGATCCGGCGACATCGTCCACGAGCGCGAGCACCACAGCGACTCCGTTCCCTGCCGCCGTCAGCACCCCCGTCGAGGACACGGTCACGACGCTCGGCGCACCGCTGACCCAGGTCACCGTGCGCCCGGTCAGGATGGCCCCGCTCGCCGAGCGCGCGACCGCCGTCAGCTGCTGGATGCCACCGGGCAAGAGCACGACGGGTGTTGGGGTGATGTCCACCCGCGCCACGGGAATCGGGATGACCGTGAACGTGGCGGTGCCGGACTTCCCTTCGCTGGTCGCCGTGATGCGCGCGGTGCCCGCCGACAACGCGGTCACGACACCGGTGGCGGAGACGCTCGCGACGGCGGGCGCGTCGCTCGCGTAGCTGACCGGTCGATCGGTGAGCAGATTGCCGAGCGCATCGGTGATCTGTGTGGTGAGCGGTTGCGTGGTGCCCACCACCAACGTGCCAGAGCCCGGCGTGAGAATGACGGCACTCGCGAGGCGCGCCAGCACGACAATGGTGGCGCTGCCGACACGGCCTTCGCTGGTCCCCGTGATCGTGACCGTGCCCGGCGCGACCCCGACGACCAACCCGGTGGAGGAGACGCTGGCCACGGCGACGTTGCTCGAGCCCCAGGTGAGCACACGACCGGTGAGCGCGTTGCCCGCCGCATCGCGCAACACGGCGGTGAGCTGGCGCTCGGTGCCGACACCAATGGTATCTCGCGTCGGCGTGACAGTCACGGAGTTCACGGCGGGAAGCGTCACCGTCACCGCCGACTGGGCACTGCGCCCTTCACTGGTCGCCGTGATCGTCGTGGCCCCGGGGGAGAGCGCGGTGATTGTACCCGTCTGACTGACGGTCGCGACGGCGGTGTTGCTGCTGCTCCACGCCACACTGCGCCCGGTGAGCGTCGCGCCATCGGCATCGACCGGTCGCGCCTGCAGCAGCGACGTCGTGCCGACCTGCATGCTCACCGACGCCGGTGAAAGCACGACCGCTGCGACCGGCTTGGCCGTGACCGTGATCGTAGCCGTGGCGCTCTTCCCGAAGGAGCTGGCGGCGATCCGCGCACTGCCCGGGCTCAACGTCGTGACCACACCGGAGCGCGAGACCGTCGCCACGGCCGTGTTGTTGCTCGACCAGGTGATGGGTTGGCCGGTGACGACCTGGCCGGCCGCATCCTTGAGCGTCGCGCTGAGCGGCACCGTCGCACCCGCGCTGACACTCGCGTTCTCAGGCGTGAGCGCGATGGACGCGACGGGAATGGGCGTGGTGGTGCTGTCCTGGGTGCAGGCGGCGAGTGTGGCGGCGAACAGGACGGAGAGGGACAGGCGGAAGCCTGAACCTCGGAAGCTGGAACTGCGGGAGCTGGGACCGCGGGATGTGCTACTCATGATCCAGCGGGTTCATGGTGATGGGGGCGGCGTCCACGGTGAGCGCGGGCGCGGTGGTGGCGAAGCGGAGCGTGAAGCTGCCGGTGCCGGTGAGGGTCAGCGTGTTGAACGTGGCGATCCCACCGCTCGCGGTGACGACGGCGTTGCTCAGCGTCCCACCGGTCCCGACTTGAATGGAGGCAGTCACCGGCAGCGTGGCGCTGGTGCCGGTGGTCACGAGGAGGCCGGCATTATCGCGGATCTCGATCACCGGCTGCGTGGTGAGCGGCGTGCCGCTGGTGCCACCAACCGGTTGCGTGGTGATCACCAGCGAGGCGGCGACCTGCGTCACCGTGAACGCGTTCGAGGTCGCGTCGGTGAGCGCGCCGCTCGAGAACGTCAGGGTATGACTGCCGTTGCCGTTGATCTGCAGATCGGGGAAGGTGGCGACGCCGTTCACTGCGTTCACGGTGGCCGTTCCGACGAGGGCGCCGGTGCCGGTGGCGATGGTGACCGTGACCGGCGCCGAGCTCGAGGTGACGCGATTGCCGCTCGCATCCCGGACCTCAACGACGGGTTGCGTGGTGAACGCCACGCCGCTGACCGCGCCCGCCGGTTGGGTGGTGATGGCGAGCTGCGTGGCGGGTCCGATCACGGTGAAGCTGCTCGAGTTCACCGACAATGCGGGAGACGCGGTGGTGAACTGCAGCGTATGCGCGCCACTGCCGGTGATGGCCAGCGTGCCAAATGTCGCGACCCCGTTGGTCGCGGTCGCCGTGAGCGTGCCACCCAACGTGCCACTGCCGGTGGCCTTGGCGGCCGTGACCACCAGTGAGGCCCCGCTGCCCGACGTGACCACGAGGCCGGCGTTGTCGAGGATTCGCACCACCGGCTGCGTGGTGAACGCGGTGCCGCTCACGGCGCCGGCTGGCTCTGTCTGCACGCTGAGCGCGGCCGCCACCTGCGTGACCGTGAAGCTGTTCGATACCGCGGTCGTCAGCGAGCCACTACTGAAGGTGATCACGTGCGCTCCGCTGCCATCGATGCGGAGGTTCGTGAAGGTGGCCACGCCGCCAACCGCATTGACCGTGGCGGTGCCGACCAGCGTGCCCGTGCCCGTCGTGATCGCGGCCGTGACCGGCGCCGTGCTCCCCGTGACCAGGGTGCCGGTGTTGTCGCGGATCTCCACCACGGGCTGCGTCCCGAGGGCCAGACCACTGACCGCACCCGCCGGCTGCGTCGTGATCGCCAGCTGATCTGCCGCGCCAGCCGCCACGGTGAAGCTGGTCGAGTTCACCGACAGGGCCGGTGACGCCGTCGTGAACTGCAGCGAGTGTGCGCCGCTGCCGGTAATCGCCAGCGTCGAGAAGGTGGCGACGCCGTTCGAGGCCGTGGCGGTGAGCGTGCCGCCCAGCGTGCCGGTCCCCGTGGCCTTGGCGGCGGTGACGACGAGCGACGCGCCGCTGCCGGTGGTGACCACCAGCCCGGCATTGTCGAGAATGCGCACGACCGGCTGCGTCGTGAACGCGCTACCGCTCACGGCCCCCGCCGGCTGCGTCTGCACGCTGAGCGATGCGGCGACCTGCGTGACGGTAAAGCTGGTGGACGCCGCGCTCGTGAGACTGCCGCTGGTAAAGGTGATCGTCTGCGCGCCGCTGCCATTCACGCGCAGGTTGGTGAAGGTGGCGATGCCGTTGACCGCGTTCACCGTCGCCGTCCCGACGAGCGTGCCGTTCCCGGTCGTGATGGCGGCCGTCACCGGAGCGGTGCTTCCGGTCACCACCGCCCCACCCGCGTCACGGACTTCGACGACCGGCTGCGTCGTGAGATTCACGCCGCTGACCGCCCCCCCGGGCTGCGTCGTGATCGCGAGCTGCGTCGCCGGCGGGGCGGTCACGGTGAAGCTCGCCGACGTCGCGCTCGTGAGCCCCGCACTGGTAAAGGTCAGTGTATGTGCGCCCGTCCCCGTGATGGCCAGGTTGGTGAACGTGGCGACGCCGTTCACGGCGTTCACGGTGGTCGTGCCACCGAGGGTCCCGGCACCGCTCGCGACGGTGGCCGTCACCGCGGCCGTGCTCGTGCTCACGTTGCCATCGGCGTCGCGCAGCTGCACCACGGGCTGCGTGGTGAAGGCCACGCCACTCACCGCGCCCGCCGGCTGCGTCGAGATGGCGACCTGTGTGGCGGTGCCAGCCAGCACCGTCAGGCTCGCCGAATTGACAGTGAGCGCCGGCGCGGTCGTGCTGAACGACAGCGTGTGCGCGCCACTGCCGGTGATCGCGAGATCGGTGAAGGTCGCGACGCCGTTCGACGCAGTGGCCGTCAGCGTACCACCCAACGTGCCGGTACCGGTCGCCTTCGCCGCCGTCACGACCAGCGAGGCCCCGCTCCCGGTAGTCACCACCAGGCCCGCGTTATCGAGAATGCGGATGACGGGCTGCGTCGTGAAGGGCGTGCTGCTCAACGCACCGGCAGGCTGTGTCTGCACGCTCAGCGACGCGGCCACCTGTGTCACGGTGAAGCTCGCCGACGCCGCGCTGGTGAGCCCGGCACTGCTGAACGTGATCGTCTGCGCGCCGCTGCCGTTCACCCGCAGGTTGGTGAACGTCGCGATGCCGTTCACGGCGTTCACCGTGGCGGTGCCCACGAGCGTCCCGTTGCCGCTGGTGATGGCGGCGGTCACCGCGGCGGTGCTGCCGGTGACCACCAACCCGCCGGCGTCACGCACTTCCACGACCGGCTGTGTGGTGAGGTTCACGCCGCTGACGGCGCCCGCCGGCTGCGTCGTGATGGCGAGCTGCGTTGCACTCGGCGCGGTCACCGTGAGGCTGTTCGAGGTCGCGCTGGTGAGCCCCGTGCTCGCAAACGTGAGCGTATGCGCGCCCGATCCGGTGAGCACCAGATTGCTGAAGGTGGCCACACCGTTAACCGCCGTGACGGTCGTTGTGCCGCTGAGCGTGCCCGTGCCGGTCGCCACAGACGCCGTCACCTGCGCGGTGCTCGTCGTGAGGTTACCGTCGGCGTCACGGATGGCCACCACCGGCTGCGTCGTGAAGGCCACGCCGCTCACCGCGCCGGCCGGCTGCGTGGTGATCGCGAGCTGGGTCGCGGCACCGGCCGCCACCGTGAAGCTGGCCGAGTTCACCGACAGCGCCGGCGTGGCGGTGGTGAATTGCAACGTATGCGCGCCGGTGCCGGTGATGGCGAGCGTACTGAAGGTCGCCACGCCGTTCACGGCCGTGGCGGTCAGCGTGCCGCCCAGTGTGCCGGTGCCCGTCTGCTTCGCGGCCGTGACCACCAGCGAGGCGCCGGTGCCGGTGGTGATCACCAGCCCGGCATTGTCGAGGATCCGCACGACCGGCTGCGTGCTGAACGCGGTGCCGCTGACGGCCCCGGCGGGCTGCGTCTGCACACTGAGCGAGGCGGCGACCTGCGTGACCGTGAAGCTCGCGGATACCGCGCTCGTGAGGCTCGCGCTGGTGAACGTGATCGTCTGCGCCCCACTGCCGTTGACGCGCAGGTTGGTGAACGTGGCGACGCCGTTCACCGCATTCACCGTCGCCGTGCCGACGAGTGTGCCGTTGCCGCTGGTGATCGCGGCGGTGACGGCCGCCGTACTGCCCGGCACGACCGCGCCGCCCGCGTCGCGCACTTCGACGACCGGCTGTGCGGTGAGATCGACACCACTCACCGCGCCCGACGGCTCCGTCGTGATCGCGAGCTGCGTGGCGACCGGCGCCGTGACGGTGAAGCTGTTCGAGGTAGCGCTGGTGAGCCCCGCACTCGCGAAGGTCAGCGTATGCGCGCCGGTGCCAGTGATGGCCAGGTTGGTGAAGGTCGCGACGCCGTTCACCGCGTTCACTGTCGTGGTGCCACTGAGCGTGCCGGTCCCCGTGGCGATGGTCGCCGTCACCGCCGCGGTACTGGTGCTGACGTTCCCGCCCGCGTCGCGCAGCTGCACGACGGGCTGCGTCGTGAACGCCACGCCGCTCACGGCGCCCGCGGGCTGCGTGCTGATGGCCACCTGCGTGGCGGCGCCGGCGGCCACGGTGAAGCTCGCCGAGTTCACGGTGAGGGCCGGCGTGGTGGTGCTGAAGGAGAGCGTGTGGGCGCCGGTCCCGGTGATCGCCAGGTTGGTGAAGGTGGCCACGCCATTCACCGCCGTCGCGGTGAGGGTGCCGCTCAGGGTGCCGGCGCCGGTTGCGCGCGCTGCCGTGACGACGAGCGAGGCGCCAGTGCCGGTGGTGACCACCAGCCCGGCGTTGTCGAGGATGCGCACGACGGGCTGCGTCGTGAACGCCGTGCCGCTCACGGCGCCGGCCGGCTGCGTCTGCATGCTCAGCGACGCGGCGACCTGCGTCACCGTGAAGCTCGCCGACGCCGCACTCGTGAGCCCGGTGCTGCTGAAGGTGATCGTCTGGGCGCCGCTGCCGTTGACGCGCAGATTCGTGAACGTCGCGACGCCGTTCACCGCGTTCACGGTGGCGGTTCCGACCAGTGTGCCGTTGCCGCTGGTAATCGCCGCGGTCACGGCGGCGGTGCTGCCACTGACCACGACGCCACCGGCATCCCGGATCTCCACGACCGGCTGCGTCGTGAGGTTGACACCGCTGACCGCGCCGGCGGGCTGTGTGGTGATCGCCAGCTGCGTCGGCGTCTGTGCGGCCACGGTGAAGCTCGTGGACGTGGCGCTCGTGAGGCCGGTTCCGGTGAACGTGAGCGTGAAGGCGCCCGTCCCGGTGAGCGCGAGGTTGGTGAACGTCGCCACACCGTTCACGGCGTTCACCGTGGTGGTGCCGCTGAGCGTGCCCGTGCCGGTCGCGATCGCCACCGTGACGGCGGCGGTGCTGGTGGTCAGGTTGCCATCGGCGTCGCGGATGGCGACGACGGGCTGCGTGGTGAAGGCGCTGCCACTCACCGCGCCCGCCGGCTGCGTGGTCACGGCGAGCTGCGTGGGCGCTCCCGCCGCGACGGTGAAGCTGGTGGACGTGACCGACAGCGCCGGCGCCGCCGTGCTGAATTGCAGGGTATGCGCACCGCTACCGGTGATGGCGAGGTTCGTGAACGTCGCCACACCGTTCACCGCCGTGGCCGTGAGCGTACCGCCGAGCGTGCCCGTGCCGGTGGCCTTGGCGGCCGTCACGACAAGCGACGCGCCGCTGCCCGTGGTCACGACCAGCCCCGCGTTGTCGAGGATGCGCACCACCGGCTGCGTGGTGAAGGCGGTACTGCTCACCGCGCCCGCCGGCTGCGTCTGCACGCTCAGCGAGGCCGCCACCTGCGTCACGGTGAAGCTGTTCGAGGCCGCGCTCGTGAGGCCGGCGCTCGTGAAGGTGATGGTCTGCGCACCACTGCCGTTGACACGCAGGTTGGTGAAGGTCGCGATGCCGTTGACCGCATTCACCGTGGCCGTACCGACCAGCGTGCCGTTGCCGCTGGTGATCGCCGCCGTCACCGCGACCGTACTGCCGGTGACGACCGCATTGTTGGCGTCGCGCACTTCCACGACCGGCTGCGTGGTGAGATTGACGCCGCTCACCGCGCCCGCCGGCTGCGTGGTCACCGCCAGCTGCGTGGCGACCGGCGCCGTGACGTTCACACTGTTGGACGTGGCGCTCGTGAGCCCCGCGCTCGCAAAGGTCAGCGTGTGCGCGCCAGTACCCGTGATGACCAGGTTGGCGAACGTCGCCACACCGTTCACCGCATTCACCGTCGTCGTCCCGCTGAGGACACCGGTGCCGCTGGCGATGCTCACCGTGACCGCCGCGGTACTCGTGGTGAGGTTGCCCCCCGCATCACGGAGCTGCACCACCGGCTGCGTGGTGAACGGCGACCCGCTCACCGCGCCGGCCGGCTGGGTGGTGATCGCCACCTGCGTGGGCGCCCCCGCCGCCACCGTGACGCTCGCCGAGTTCACGGTGAGCGCCGGCGTCGTCGTGCTGAACGACAGCGTGTGCGCTCCGGTGCCGGTGATGCTGAGATTCGTGAAGGTCGCAATACCGTTGACGGCCGTGGCGGTGAGCGTCCCGCCGAGCGTACCGGTGCCGCTGGCGCGCGCAGCCGTGACCACGAGCGACGCGCCGGTGCCGGACACCACGACCAGGCCGGCGTTGTCGAGGATGCGCACGATCGGCTGCGTCGTGAACGCCGTGCCGCTCACGGCCCCCGCCGGCTGCGCCTGCATGCTGAGCGAGACGGCCACCTGCGTCACGGTGAAGCTGTTCGCCACCGCGCTCGTGAGCCCCGCGCTCGCAAAGGTCAGCGTGTGCGCCCCGCTGCCGTTGATCCGGAGATTGGTGAACGTCGCCACGCCATTCACGGCATTGACCGTGGCCGTGCCCACCAGCGTACCGGTGCCGCTGGTGATGGAGGCGGTGACCGGCGCCGTGCTCCCGGTGACGGTGTTGCCGATGGCATCCCGAATGATGAC
The sequence above is drawn from the Gemmatimonadaceae bacterium genome and encodes:
- a CDS encoding GxxExxY protein, with product MDDANEITRTIIGEAIAVHRKLGTAAREVSYETLLMARLEQRGLHVARQVEIDVRDSGIVLHRACRMDLVVEECVVVEIKRAVRFAPLHKNQLLTYLRLSGHRLGLLIDFGRQRLVDGVIRVVNDYDGPPLPPRSGKRSAA
- the paaJ gene encoding phenylacetate-CoA oxygenase subunit PaaJ, whose translation is MLTRDEIFEVLQTVPDPEVPVISVVELGVVRDVVISGEAVTVTMTPTYSGCPAMREMEADIRTALNARGIAQVDVQLVLSPAWTTDWIGPEAREKLRKYGIAPPGKAEPQGLVMLTRARQPVPCPRCGSRDTRLQSEFGSTACKAIHTCNACREPFDEFKAL
- the paaC gene encoding phenylacetate-CoA oxygenase subunit PaaC, producing the protein MGGQAGIVHKQPDFQVAAPRRAPIADPLVEYLLRLGDDRLVLGHRMSEWCGHGPILEEDIAMSNIALDLIGHAQSLLQLAGELEGQGRDADALAYFRDGVQYRNCLMVELPNGDFAFTMVRQFLFDTYSVLLWDALSRCEHPQLAAIAAKSLKEDKYHLRHSSEWVVRLGDGTEESHARAQAALDQLWRYVGELFDHDEVNDAVAGEALIAVDHAAIRALWETMVKDALQRATLTLPAEQGTRRGGRRGLHTEHLGHMLATMQSVARAHPGASW
- the paaB gene encoding 1,2-phenylacetyl-CoA epoxidase subunit B; this translates as MSDHQHPLWEVFTQGSHGEPFEHAGSVHAPDAELALQNARDVYARRGEAVNLWVVPSAAIVASAPSDAGPFFDPGNDKAYRHPQFYVAPRGVRIF
- the paaA gene encoding 1,2-phenylacetyl-CoA epoxidase subunit A is translated as MSPTTTVPADDAAQLAAFEARIAAGESIEPKDWMPDRYRQQLTRMMSQHAHSEIVGMLPEGNWITRAPSLRRKLSLIAKVQDEGGHGLYIYCGTETLGVDRQELIEQLLDGRAKYSSIFNYPTLSWADMGVIGWLVDGAAIVNQTVLAKASYGPYARAMVRICKEENFHKRQGYEICSVLAKGTPAQKAMVQDAVNRFWWPSLMMFGPSDTNSPNSAELLKWRVKRKTNDELRQRFVNLTVPQAIAIGLTLPDPDLRLNPETGDWEFGEIDWSEFYDVLKGNGPCNRERLEARRKAHEDGAWVRAAAAAYAEKQQARSSTAAA
- a CDS encoding enoyl-CoA hydratase/isomerase family protein; this translates as MTPATNSPSETGPDGYVRTDVSAGIGRVEFFHPKSNSLPGVLLRDLAATITRVSQDPAVRVIVLQSGGTGPFCAGASFDELAAISDRDQGQQFFSGFAGVILAMIRAPQFVISRVHGKAAGGAVGLIAASDFSFAVEKASAKLSELAVGIGPFVVGPVIEKKIGLASFSQMAVDADWRDAAWCERRGLYAKVVPDVAALDAAVDAQAAVLAKANPEAMAMMKRVFWAGTESWDALLAERAAMSGTLVLSEFTRNSIAAFKAGAK
- a CDS encoding tetratricopeptide repeat protein, whose product is MPRPSLRFAEPRRALLCGVLLLGASALSARALDAQQGPPRLSPKRTLTVGPAPGCDVVPPGQAPAARRDNAEARRLATAGQEASLVGDQTAARDAFLRAAQLNPGDERIAYDLARALEELNDSTRAVTELCRYLTLSPAGREAADVRDRLQRLVPQARQRTAENVQVQFRLGLSFFDDGRYDAAQKAFDDVVRDAPKSAEGWFNRGLARAARGDRAAALTDLEQYRVNAPTVDDRVEVGRAIEVLRRPVYSPAGAFARSLIPGVGQFYVGHTIRGVLTLVASGAGLGMAMVQQTTTETINYTDPNGVPAPYTQTTQQRKYFTAGAGAAVGMTIIGLIDATVAANKSQQGASILAPRTPRAALVPIVTPRGGGLSVAVRF